The Juglans regia cultivar Chandler chromosome 2, Walnut 2.0, whole genome shotgun sequence genome includes a window with the following:
- the LOC108984121 gene encoding RNA-binding protein rsd1-like: protein MSDHLVGGFDLNFAVGKGNEIQDSIDDSLARSDDLKVDLSQHGKLGSPSLPVDFSYDKSSLENSYPVPAEFDPDDNRNTKFDCDQERTQSPVKNNYSQGEMDELNGNNLFNSSQFKAQKFHGEKGTKDSAHSQESPLMVEENPGEQMESDSGLGRPSICNEIEGGGGTNTAQLLPSPRSPWCKDEPKNGSLYHFKNSTAENKKLGMHSGMQSPKRMPRRSTSPVMERLMLVSPERSPYVHHSPNSQKASSSQQGFKDSSYSPRPQRHKHSSAERCSLNKVVQSQDHISSARETSTSPLISRHSYRRKDDSSQKGISASQKTSYSPPNYKRRDRSVSRSPIQRRDHKRDYHDRSLPRSPYSRTRYRSPRRRPSPRRRSPPLGYHLHHRTPKKRPWSPPRNRRTGAGLPGRNLFIAGFSFLTTERDLERKFSRFGRVRDVRIVRDKRSGDSRGFGFLSLERDEDADAAIRALDETEWNGRIILVEKSKS, encoded by the exons ATGAGTGATCATTTGGTTGGAGGATTTGACCTTAACTTTGCTGTTGGTAAAGGAAATGAAATTCAAGACTCTATTGATGATAGTTTAGCAAGAAGTGATGACTTGAAAGTGGATCTAAGTCAGCATGGGAAACTGGGTTCCCCTTCACTGCCTGTAGATTTCTCATATGACAAATCTTCTCTTGAAAATTCTTATCCTGTGCCAGCTGAATTTGATCCTGATGATAatagaaatacaaaatttgactGTGATCAAGAGAGGACTCAGTCTCCAGTGAAGAACAACTATTCCCAAGGTGAGATGGATGAATTGAATGGCAATAATTTGTTTAACTCCTCTCAGTTCAAGGCACAAAAGTTTCATGGTGAAAAGGGAACTAAAGATTCTGCCCATTCACAGGAGTCTCCTCTGATGGTTGAGGAAAACCCAGGAGAACAAATGGAGAGCGATTCTGGCCTTGGCAGGCCATCTATCTGTAATGAAATAGAAGGGGGAGGAGGTACTAATACAGCACAGTTGTTACCTTCTCCAAGGTCACCCTGGTGCAAAGATGAACCTAAGAATGGTAGTTTATACCACTTCAAAAACTCCACCGCTGAGAACAAAAAGCTGGGCATGCATTCTGGTATGCAATCTCCCAAGAGAATGCCTAGACGATCAACCTCACCGGTGATGGAGAGACTGATGTTGGTTTCACCTGAAAGGTCTCCTTACGTACACCACTCACCCAATAGTCAGAAGGCATCGTCTTCTCAACAAGGTTTTAAAGACTCATCATATTCACCCAGGCCACAAAGGCATAAACATTCTTCAGCTGAAAGGTGCAGCCTGAATAAAGTGGTTCAATCCCAGGATCATATATCTTCTGCCAGGGAAACTTCTACTTCTCCGCTGATATCTCGGCACAGTTACAGGCGTAAGGATGATTCTTCTCAGAAGGGAATATCTGCATCACAAAAAACTAGTTACTCACCCCCAAACTATAAAAGACGGGACAGATCGGTGTCTAGGTCACCCATTCAGCGAAGGGATCACAAGAGAGATTATCATGACAGATCTTTACCGAGGTCCCCATATTCAAGAACTCGTTATAGATCCCCAAG GAGAAGGCCTTCACCACGGCGAAGATCTCCCCCATTAGGGTATCATTTGCACCATCGGACCCCAAAGAAGAGACCCTGGTCTCCACCTCGTAATAGGCGTACTGGAGCAGGGTTACCAGGTAGAAACTTATTTATTGCAGGCTTTAGCTTTTTGACTACGGAAAGAGATTTGGAAAGAAAGTTTTCTAGGTTTGGTCGTGTGCGAGATGTCCGTATTGTTCGAGACAAGAG GTCTGGGGATTCGCGTGGATTTGGATTTTTATCTCTGGAAAGGGATGAAGATGCAGATGCAGCAATAAGAGCTCTTGATGAGACTGAATGGAATGGGCGGATTATCCTTGTGGAGAAATCAAAATCTTAA